CTCCTGCTTTAACCGCCGTTTGAATTAATTCAGGACTGGGCTTAACGGCAGCCTTAATAAAGGCAGGCAATACTAAAACTATAAATAAAGCTAAAAAAGGCAGAGTGATTGAAAGGGTATATTCTGGCAGTACGCCTAAACTGAAAATGCTACCGATAACTACACTAAAAAAAGTGATCGCCACAATCCCCGTAGTTTTATTTCCTCCATAAACTTCTCCCTGTGAAATAGCAGTAATTGCAGCAATGTAAAAGAGCGGAATTAAGGCTAAATACCAACGATCGCCAACTACATCAGGAAACGCGCTGACTCCTAGTAACAAGTTACCCCCGCGACACATTCCCATATTAACCGGACCAAGAATTGTGTGATGTTTACCCCATTTGTCGTACAAAAGGGCAGTTAAGGCTACAGTTATTGCTAAAGCTGCACT
This genomic window from Coleofasciculaceae cyanobacterium contains:
- the eboC gene encoding UbiA-like protein EboC (EboC, a homolog the polyprenyltransferase UbiA, belongs to system of proteins involved in the trafficking of precursor metabolites to an extracytoplasmic compartment so that the biosynthesis of certain natural products, such as scytonemin, can be completed.) codes for the protein MSITTIQSAKSQSIWAYLQLMRPANITTAWADILLGYAAAGVTVGNSLNFTTLGWLILSTTGLYGGGVVFNDVCDAQLDLVERPERPIPSGRASLSIAIALSTGLLVLGIVAAAMVSDLSAALAITVALTALLYDKWGKHHTILGPVNMGMCRGGNLLLGVSAFPDVVGDRWYLALIPLFYIAAITAISQGEVYGGNKTTGIVAITFFSVVIGSIFSLGVLPEYTLSITLPFLALFIVLVLPAFIKAAVKPSPELIQTAVKAG